One genomic window of Nicotiana sylvestris chromosome 10, ASM39365v2, whole genome shotgun sequence includes the following:
- the LOC138879258 gene encoding uncharacterized protein — protein sequence MVAMPGSVQQGEGSSASGSRLVPRGMRVLCRRRLLPSKAFNKLKSVLLHREATLRKAVDRKKSLRLLCDEREDELAHLRYEASRSLNYKSYPEEQLHKKTEDLERHWRDVGQAKCECDELMARVDAQVAAKKDALAKASTLEVQLRNARENSSVRTDMTTRHESELLKMKAEVTEARADAEAIQIKADKKVAIYLQDTTDARAELRRALNRESRSEEYVRCKSRRENLEEIHAKGFDISEEITQAKTDEYDAKFLLSDAENSEKEADGP from the exons ATGGTTGCTATGCCAGGATCCGTTCAGCAAGGAGAAGGAAGTTCCGCCTCTGGTTCCCGCCTG GTACCTCGAGGAATGAGGGTTCTCTGCCGCCGACGTCTTCTCCCGTCAAAG GCTTTTAACAAGCTCAAGTCTGTGCTGCTTCATCGTGAGGCCACGCTACGAAAAGCCGTGGATAGaaagaaatccctcaggcttctttgcgaTGAGAGGGAAGACGAGTTGGCACACTTGCGGTATGAGGCGAGTCGAAGTCTTAACTACAAAAGCTACCCCGAGGAGCAG TTGCATAAAAAGACGGAGGACCTGGAACGCCATTGGAGAGATGTTGGTCAAGCCAAGTGTGAGTGTGATGAGCTAATGGCTCGAGTGGACGCCCAGGTTGCGGCTAAGAAggatgctttggccaaggcttccACTCTCGAAGTACAACTCCGCAATGCTCGTGAGAACAGCTCAGTCCGAACGGACATGACTACAAGGCACGAGTCTGAGCTTCTGAAGATGAAGGCCGAAGTTACGGAGGCCCGGGCTGATGCCGAAGCGATCCAAATtaaggctgataagaaagtgGCCATCTATTTGCAGGACACTACCGATGCTCGAGCTGAGCTGAGAAGGGCTCTCAACCGGGAGAGTAGAAGCGAAGAGTATGTTAGGTGTAAATCTCGAAGGGAAAacctcgaggagatccatgcaAAGGGCTTCGATATCTCAGAAGAGATAACGCAGGCAAAGACGGATGAATATGACGCTAAGTTCCTTTTGTCCGATGCCGAAAATAGCGAAAAAGAGGCTGACGGGCCATAG